A stretch of DNA from Lotus japonicus ecotype B-129 chromosome 4, LjGifu_v1.2:
AGATGCTTTCACAATTCAGAACTGTGTATTAGGCCAGAATTTCATTCTCTTAGCTGGCTTGTGGAAGGAGCGAGCCAATAATTGCGTTATTGTAAATGTTTATGCACCTTGTGACTTGGAAGCAAAAAGGGAACTTTGGCGGGGGATCCAAGACCTGAAACAAATTTGTCCTGTGGCCTCTTGGTGTATTGGGGGAGATTTTAATGCGGTTAGAACATCGCTTGAGAGGAGGGGGGAGGCAATTAGTCAGACCTATGGGCGTAGAGAATCTGATGAGtttaactcttttattattCAGATGGAGTTGTTCGATATCCCTATC
This window harbors:
- the LOC130712385 gene encoding uncharacterized protein LOC130712385; the protein is MIILSYNVRGLGGGVKWRAIKDLIARERVEMVLLQETKLQVVDQRQCVSLWGDSNCDWRYTPAVNSSGGLLCIWSKDAFTIQNCVLGQNFILLAGLWKERANNCVIVNVYAPCDLEAKRELWRGIQDLKQICPVASWCIGGDFNAVRTSLERRGEAISQTYGRRESDEFNSFIIQMELFDIPILGKRFKWFRPNGKAMSRLDRFLI